One region of Natronorubrum aibiense genomic DNA includes:
- a CDS encoding 2'-5' RNA ligase family protein, whose protein sequence is MYSVNVPVPGRVRTLANELYPELVGFEHVREDHSCLLKRLGEADHVAQLQHRAHRALEGAPAVEARITEIDYFEDPPLGSAPVVYLAVESPGLESIHDDLTGAFDIVDGLEGADYVPHVTLARGGDVATAQRLADREIEPIEWTVSGLEFWDGTYKLPVSRVSLPA, encoded by the coding sequence GTGTACAGCGTCAACGTCCCGGTCCCCGGTCGCGTCCGCACGCTCGCGAACGAACTCTATCCCGAACTCGTCGGCTTCGAACACGTCCGCGAGGACCACTCGTGTCTGCTCAAACGCCTCGGCGAGGCCGACCACGTCGCCCAGTTACAACATCGCGCCCATCGCGCGCTCGAGGGGGCGCCCGCGGTCGAAGCCCGGATCACCGAGATCGACTACTTCGAGGACCCACCGCTCGGCTCGGCTCCTGTCGTCTATCTCGCCGTCGAGAGCCCTGGCCTCGAGTCGATCCACGACGACCTCACCGGCGCGTTCGACATCGTCGACGGACTCGAGGGGGCCGACTACGTCCCCCACGTCACGCTGGCCCGCGGTGGGGACGTAGCGACCGCACAACGGCTGGCCGACCGCGAGATCGAGCCGATCGAGTGGACGGTCAGCGGCCTCGAGTTCTGGGATGGAACGTACAAACTCCCGGTGAGTCGGGTTTCGCTGCCGGCCTGA
- a CDS encoding helix-turn-helix transcriptional regulator, whose translation MDVKGRWALIWVLVGIGCVLVLLPALSAGAAADVATQGAVLQESSNESDRLAEADEIHIDIFVAENGSATFAVDYRFENDSDGEWEDLRDDVESNPEVYAASQEARWNEILVEGENATEREMELSNVSVETGESSAPRDLGSVEVSFEWSKFAYVELNRLEAGDALAGYTLSQNTSMQMFAPDGYTIEEVSPSPEDASEDENSVYWNSDGSEFSPDPPLVVMIEESDDDGQPAQTADGPSMPWLAVVAALALLAGLGVAGWWLERRRSGVGSIVTGDGATTPVTDGSTASDDANEPPDELLSNEERVLRLLEERGGRIKQQAVVSELDWTEAKTSQVVGGLREDGEIEVFRIGRENVLALPGEDETEE comes from the coding sequence ATGGATGTGAAGGGGCGCTGGGCCCTGATCTGGGTGCTCGTGGGAATCGGCTGTGTCCTGGTGCTGCTCCCGGCTCTTTCGGCCGGGGCTGCTGCCGATGTCGCGACACAGGGTGCAGTACTGCAGGAATCGTCCAACGAGAGCGACCGACTCGCTGAGGCGGACGAGATCCATATCGACATCTTCGTCGCCGAGAACGGATCGGCGACGTTCGCCGTCGACTACCGCTTCGAGAACGATTCCGACGGTGAATGGGAGGACCTTCGAGACGACGTCGAATCGAACCCGGAAGTCTACGCCGCCAGCCAGGAAGCTCGCTGGAACGAAATTCTCGTCGAAGGCGAGAACGCGACGGAACGCGAGATGGAACTCTCGAACGTCTCCGTCGAGACGGGCGAAAGCTCCGCACCGCGTGATCTCGGCAGCGTCGAGGTAAGTTTCGAGTGGTCGAAGTTCGCGTACGTCGAACTAAATCGCCTCGAGGCGGGCGACGCGCTCGCGGGATACACCCTCTCACAGAACACGTCGATGCAGATGTTCGCCCCGGACGGCTACACGATCGAAGAAGTCTCGCCGTCGCCGGAAGACGCATCCGAGGACGAGAACTCCGTCTACTGGAACAGCGACGGCTCGGAGTTCTCACCCGACCCGCCGCTGGTCGTCATGATCGAAGAGAGCGACGATGACGGACAACCCGCACAAACAGCAGACGGGCCGTCGATGCCGTGGCTCGCCGTGGTAGCCGCACTCGCCTTGCTGGCCGGCCTCGGAGTAGCTGGCTGGTGGCTCGAGCGACGGCGAAGTGGCGTGGGTTCCATAGTCACGGGCGACGGCGCGACGACCCCGGTTACCGATGGGTCCACCGCGAGCGACGACGCGAACGAACCGCCGGACGAACTGCTCAGCAACGAAGAACGCGTCCTGCGCTTGCTCGAGGAACGTGGCGGTCGGATCAAACAGCAGGCGGTCGTCTCGGAACTGGACTGGACCGAGGCCAAGACGAGTCAGGTCGTTGGCGGCCTACGGGAGGACGGCGAAATCGAAGTCTTTCGGATCGGCCGGGAGAACGTGTTAGCGCTTCCCGGGGAGGACGAAACCGAGGAGTAG
- a CDS encoding aspartate aminotransferase family protein gives MSDLDFISGSKPIGIERGEGASLYSTDGTEYLDAGASYACTPLGHSHPAVVEAVQEQVGKLTFVDSSFPVQSREDAYAALVASTPDGLESAWFCNSGTEANEAALKFARSATGNSKIIAATRSFHGRTMGSLAATWKDKYKKPFEPLAGDVEFVPYGDGEELADAVDDETAAVILEPIQGEGGINVPPAGYLETAREVTDEAGAALVFDEVQTGMGRTGQMWACQNAGVTPDILTTAKGLGNGLPIGGVVVRDWIADGAASHNATFSGGPVVTAAVHATISTLVEEEWPAHAAAMGDYLTTELEARLGDEVREVRGEGLLIGIELKRGANRAARDLAINHQVLALPAGRTVLRLLPPLVIDKAEADQLVDALGAVIAPDEPES, from the coding sequence ATGAGTGACCTCGATTTCATCTCCGGTAGCAAGCCGATCGGGATCGAGCGCGGCGAGGGGGCGTCCCTCTACAGCACCGACGGGACGGAGTACCTCGACGCGGGCGCGAGCTACGCGTGTACGCCGCTCGGCCATAGCCACCCGGCCGTCGTCGAGGCGGTACAAGAACAGGTTGGGAAGCTGACGTTCGTCGATTCCTCGTTCCCCGTCCAGTCGCGCGAGGACGCCTACGCCGCGCTCGTCGCGTCGACGCCCGACGGCCTCGAGTCGGCCTGGTTCTGTAACTCCGGCACCGAGGCCAACGAGGCCGCATTGAAGTTCGCCCGCTCGGCGACCGGCAACTCGAAAATTATCGCCGCGACCCGGAGCTTCCACGGCCGGACGATGGGCTCGCTCGCGGCGACCTGGAAGGACAAGTACAAGAAACCGTTCGAGCCGCTCGCCGGCGACGTGGAGTTCGTTCCCTACGGCGACGGCGAGGAGCTCGCCGACGCCGTCGACGACGAGACCGCAGCCGTCATCTTAGAGCCGATTCAGGGCGAAGGCGGCATCAACGTCCCGCCCGCGGGCTACCTCGAGACCGCCCGCGAGGTCACCGACGAGGCCGGCGCGGCGCTCGTCTTCGACGAGGTCCAGACCGGCATGGGACGGACGGGCCAGATGTGGGCCTGCCAGAACGCCGGCGTCACGCCCGACATTCTCACGACGGCGAAAGGCCTCGGCAACGGCCTGCCTATCGGCGGTGTCGTCGTTCGTGACTGGATCGCCGACGGCGCGGCCTCGCACAACGCTACGTTCAGCGGCGGTCCCGTCGTCACCGCGGCGGTCCACGCGACGATCTCGACGCTGGTCGAGGAAGAGTGGCCCGCCCACGCCGCCGCGATGGGCGACTACCTCACGACCGAACTCGAAGCCAGACTCGGTGACGAGGTCCGCGAGGTCCGCGGCGAGGGCCTGCTCATCGGCATCGAGTTGAAGCGAGGAGCCAATCGCGCCGCCCGTGACCTGGCGATCAACCACCAGGTGCTGGCGCTGCCAGCAGGTCGGACCGTCCTGCGCCTGCTGCCGCCGCTGGTGATCGACAAAGCGGAGGCGGATCAACTCGTCGACGCCCTCGGCGCGGTTATCGCACCTGACGAACCCGAATCATGA
- a CDS encoding argininosuccinate synthase: MTRVALAFSGGLDTTVCVPLLEEEYGYDDVIGVTVDVGQPASEFDEAEETAEALGLEHYVVDAKAEFADLCLDSVRANATYQGYPLGTALARPVIAEAILEVAEEQGCTGIAHGCTGKGNDQLRFEAIWRDSDLEVIAPVRELGLTREWEQEYAAEKDLPVEGGSGGDWSIDTNLWSRSVEGDELEDPSYVPPEDIYAWTQAPTGETQEIDIEFEQGRPVAVDGVEYEPVELIQHLNEVAGAYGVGRTDSMEDRMLGLKVRENYEHPAATTLLNAHEALEGLVLTQEEREFKQLIDQRWSKKGYEGLVDAPLVGALEGFIDETQKRVTGTVTIRFEGGQARAVARDSTFAAYSAEHASFDTETVGKITQEDATGVAKYHGFQRRLANEAIAANADDEE, translated from the coding sequence ATGACACGCGTCGCACTTGCGTTCTCGGGTGGGCTTGACACGACTGTCTGTGTCCCACTGCTCGAGGAAGAGTACGGATACGACGACGTTATCGGCGTCACGGTCGACGTCGGCCAGCCGGCTTCCGAATTCGACGAAGCCGAAGAAACCGCCGAGGCACTCGGCCTCGAGCACTACGTCGTCGACGCAAAAGCGGAGTTCGCTGATCTCTGTCTTGACAGTGTTCGCGCGAACGCGACCTACCAGGGCTACCCACTCGGGACGGCACTCGCCCGCCCGGTGATCGCCGAGGCAATTCTGGAGGTTGCAGAGGAACAGGGCTGTACCGGCATCGCTCACGGCTGTACGGGCAAAGGAAACGACCAGCTGCGTTTCGAAGCCATCTGGCGTGACTCCGATCTCGAGGTCATCGCCCCCGTTCGCGAACTCGGACTCACGCGCGAGTGGGAACAGGAGTACGCCGCCGAGAAGGACCTCCCCGTCGAGGGTGGCAGCGGCGGCGACTGGTCGATCGACACCAACCTCTGGAGCCGCTCCGTCGAGGGTGACGAGCTGGAGGACCCGAGCTACGTCCCGCCGGAGGACATCTACGCCTGGACCCAGGCCCCGACCGGCGAGACCCAGGAGATCGATATCGAGTTCGAGCAGGGTCGCCCCGTCGCCGTCGACGGCGTCGAGTACGAGCCCGTCGAACTCATCCAGCACTTGAACGAGGTCGCCGGCGCGTACGGCGTCGGTCGTACCGACTCGATGGAAGACCGCATGCTCGGCCTGAAGGTTCGTGAGAACTACGAGCATCCGGCCGCGACGACGCTGCTCAATGCTCACGAGGCGCTCGAGGGACTCGTCCTCACGCAGGAAGAACGCGAGTTCAAGCAGCTGATCGACCAGCGCTGGTCGAAAAAGGGCTACGAGGGCCTGGTCGACGCGCCGCTCGTCGGCGCACTCGAGGGCTTCATCGACGAGACACAGAAACGCGTCACCGGAACCGTCACGATCCGCTTCGAGGGCGGTCAGGCTCGTGCCGTGGCCCGCGACAGCACATTCGCGGCGTACTCGGCCGAACACGCCTCCTTCGACACGGAAACGGTCGGGAAGATCACCCAAGAAGACGCCACCGGCGTCGCGAAGTACCACGGCTTCCAGCGCCGTCTCGCGAACGAAGCGATCGCCGCAAACGCCGACGACGAGGAATAA
- a CDS encoding acetylglutamate/acetylaminoadipate kinase yields MTVVVKIGGARAVDPEGALADVASLVEDGEDVVLTHGGSTAVDETLEELGEEPTYVETPGGVVGRFTDERTMDVFKMVMPGKLNTDLVESLQNEGVDAVGLSGTDGKLLSGKRKSAVRVKEDGKKKIKRGDHSGTIESVNADLLETVLAGGYTPVVSVPVLGKEKDGGYTAVNADADRAAAAIAGALEADLVLLTDVSGVYEDPDDKSTKIDSAATPEAFETVKSAAEGFMTKKVMAAEEALEGGASSVVVADANADEPISSALGGEGTTLEPSVLADEDEAETEAAE; encoded by the coding sequence ATGACGGTTGTCGTCAAAATCGGCGGCGCACGCGCCGTCGATCCCGAAGGCGCACTCGCGGACGTTGCGAGTCTCGTCGAGGATGGCGAAGACGTCGTGCTCACCCACGGCGGCTCGACCGCCGTCGACGAGACCTTAGAAGAGCTCGGCGAGGAACCCACCTACGTCGAGACGCCTGGCGGCGTCGTCGGGCGTTTTACCGACGAACGCACCATGGACGTCTTCAAGATGGTGATGCCGGGCAAGCTCAACACCGATCTGGTCGAAAGCCTCCAGAACGAGGGCGTCGACGCAGTCGGCCTCTCGGGCACCGACGGCAAACTCCTCTCTGGCAAGCGCAAGTCAGCCGTCCGCGTCAAAGAAGACGGCAAGAAGAAGATCAAACGCGGCGACCACTCGGGGACAATCGAGTCGGTCAACGCCGACCTGCTCGAGACCGTCCTCGCGGGCGGCTACACGCCCGTCGTCTCCGTCCCGGTACTCGGGAAAGAGAAAGACGGTGGCTACACCGCGGTCAACGCCGACGCCGACCGCGCCGCCGCCGCGATCGCAGGGGCGCTCGAGGCCGACCTCGTGCTCCTCACGGATGTATCCGGCGTCTACGAGGACCCCGACGACAAGTCGACGAAGATCGATTCGGCGGCGACTCCGGAAGCGTTCGAGACCGTCAAATCGGCTGCGGAAGGCTTCATGACGAAGAAGGTCATGGCCGCAGAGGAAGCCCTCGAGGGCGGCGCGTCCTCGGTCGTCGTTGCCGATGCGAATGCAGACGAACCGATCTCGAGTGCGCTCGGTGGCGAGGGGACGACCCTCGAGCCCAGCGTGCTCGCGGACGAAGACGAAGCCGAAACGGAGGCCGCAGAATGA
- the argH gene encoding argininosuccinate lyase, translated as MTEESTHSGAAEPTLRTDGSGNSSDEGVVRRDRFSGGPARSFLSSLAADERIFEADIEIDRAHVIMLAEQDIIGDDVAGQILTALDAIEVDGHASLPDGEDVHEAIETAVIEGIGPDGGKMHTARSRNDEVAACIRYRLREDVLEAIETTLALRESLVEVAAEHTETIMPGYTHLQPAQPTTVAHWALAYEGAVRRDTERLFEAYQRINQSPLGGAAFAGTTFDIDRERTAELLGFESVIENSMDASSSRDFLLETVQVLSTHATTLSGLAEDIIIFANRGFVDLADDYSSTSSIMPQKKNPDTLELVRAVAGDAAGSVQGLTTTLKGLPRAYNRDLQRATTHAWETVDAVTEASEVAAGAVATADWNEDTLAVEAGVGFSTATGVADLLAANGLPFRTAHELVAIAAESGADYDAIAAAAEEVLGEPLESVVDPDAVEAALDPAESVASRDSQGGPAPEAVGPQLETARDALEADEETLDVTENALEAARQALRSEVNDYV; from the coding sequence ATGACCGAGGAGAGCACTCACAGCGGGGCAGCCGAACCAACGTTGCGAACTGACGGCAGCGGAAACTCGAGCGACGAAGGCGTCGTGCGACGGGACCGCTTTAGCGGCGGCCCCGCTCGGAGTTTCCTCTCCTCGCTTGCGGCCGACGAACGGATCTTCGAGGCCGACATCGAGATCGACCGCGCACACGTCATCATGCTCGCCGAGCAGGATATCATCGGCGACGACGTCGCGGGCCAGATCCTCACGGCACTCGATGCGATCGAAGTCGACGGCCACGCCTCTCTGCCCGACGGCGAGGACGTCCACGAGGCCATCGAGACCGCCGTCATCGAGGGGATCGGCCCCGACGGCGGGAAGATGCACACCGCGCGCTCGAGAAACGACGAGGTCGCGGCCTGCATCCGCTACCGACTGCGCGAAGACGTCCTCGAGGCCATCGAGACGACGCTCGCGCTGCGCGAGTCGCTCGTCGAGGTCGCCGCCGAGCACACGGAGACGATCATGCCAGGCTACACGCACCTCCAGCCCGCCCAGCCGACCACCGTTGCACACTGGGCGCTAGCCTACGAAGGCGCGGTTCGTCGCGACACGGAACGCCTGTTCGAGGCCTATCAGCGGATCAACCAGTCACCGCTGGGTGGCGCGGCCTTCGCCGGCACGACGTTCGATATCGACCGCGAACGCACCGCCGAATTGCTCGGGTTCGAGTCGGTCATCGAGAACTCGATGGACGCCTCCTCGAGCCGGGATTTCTTGCTCGAGACCGTTCAGGTGCTGTCGACACACGCGACGACGCTGTCCGGGCTGGCCGAAGATATCATCATCTTCGCCAACCGCGGCTTCGTCGACCTTGCCGACGACTACTCCTCGACGTCGTCGATCATGCCCCAGAAGAAGAACCCGGACACACTGGAGCTCGTCCGCGCGGTCGCGGGCGACGCGGCCGGCAGCGTACAGGGGTTGACGACGACGCTCAAAGGGCTCCCGCGTGCGTACAACCGCGACCTCCAGCGTGCGACGACCCACGCCTGGGAGACCGTCGACGCGGTGACGGAAGCCAGCGAGGTCGCGGCCGGGGCCGTGGCGACGGCCGACTGGAACGAAGACACGCTCGCGGTGGAAGCCGGCGTGGGCTTTTCGACCGCGACCGGCGTCGCCGACCTGCTCGCGGCGAACGGGTTGCCGTTCCGGACGGCACACGAACTCGTTGCGATTGCAGCGGAGAGTGGGGCAGACTACGACGCAATCGCGGCTGCCGCCGAAGAGGTGCTCGGAGAACCCCTCGAGTCGGTCGTCGACCCCGATGCCGTCGAGGCCGCCCTCGATCCCGCCGAAAGCGTCGCGAGCCGCGACTCGCAGGGCGGACCCGCTCCCGAGGCCGTCGGCCCACAGCTCGAGACCGCTCGCGACGCCCTCGAGGCCGACGAGGAAACGCTCGACGTGACCGAGAACGCACTCGAGGCAGCCCGCCAGGCGCTTCGTTCGGAGGTGAACGACTATGTCTGA
- the lysW gene encoding lysine biosynthesis protein LysW produces MTECVECGAEVSLHEDLEVGEIVDCTTCGAELEVVDTEPPVLERAPELEEDWGE; encoded by the coding sequence ATGACGGAATGCGTCGAATGTGGGGCGGAAGTGTCCCTGCACGAGGATCTGGAAGTGGGAGAGATCGTTGACTGTACGACCTGTGGCGCAGAGCTTGAAGTCGTCGACACCGAGCCGCCAGTCCTCGAGCGAGCCCCCGAGCTCGAAGAGGACTGGGGTGAGTGA
- a CDS encoding DUF7554 family protein: MLDTRGELEVETLLKIVLGLVAVLLILQILQALISGIASLLGPFFLLVQIAIAVLIVLWLVDRI; encoded by the coding sequence ATGCTCGATACACGCGGTGAACTCGAGGTCGAGACTCTCCTGAAGATCGTCCTCGGACTGGTCGCCGTTTTGCTCATCTTACAGATCCTGCAGGCACTGATTAGCGGGATCGCGAGTCTCCTCGGCCCGTTCTTTCTGCTCGTACAGATCGCAATCGCCGTCCTAATCGTCCTCTGGCTGGTCGACCGGATCTGA
- the argC gene encoding N-acetyl-gamma-glutamyl-phosphate reductase, with translation MAADTATATVIGGSGFTGGELLRLLAGHPNFELTEVTSRSKAGKSVGSVHPPLRGTDLRFTEPDDLESVDVLFAATPHGVSMGRIDEFFEIADTVVDLSADFRLETEDQYDEWYDGHEAPEYLEKAEYALPEINRENLAGAELIAGGGCNATATILGLYPLFDQGILEGGEQVVVDVKVGSSEGGAGGGEASSHPERSGVVRPYAPTGHRHEAEIEQFLGTSVAFTCHAVDMIRGASATSHVFPSGPVSKGDLWKAYRGAYEDEPFVRMAAGGSGVYRYPEPKSVAGTNLAEVGFELDPSNKRIVVFSAIDNMMKGSAGQAVHAANIALGFEETAGLEFTGLHPVGAP, from the coding sequence ATGGCTGCTGACACGGCTACCGCAACCGTCATCGGTGGCTCGGGCTTTACGGGTGGCGAACTGCTGCGACTGCTCGCCGGCCACCCGAACTTCGAGCTCACCGAAGTCACGAGCCGATCGAAAGCCGGCAAGAGCGTCGGCTCCGTCCACCCGCCACTGCGCGGCACGGACCTGCGCTTTACCGAACCCGATGATCTCGAGTCCGTCGACGTGCTGTTCGCGGCGACGCCACACGGCGTCTCGATGGGCCGGATCGACGAGTTCTTCGAGATCGCCGACACGGTCGTGGACCTCTCGGCTGACTTCCGCCTCGAGACCGAAGACCAGTACGACGAGTGGTACGACGGCCACGAGGCGCCCGAGTACTTAGAAAAGGCCGAGTACGCGCTTCCCGAGATCAACCGCGAGAACCTCGCGGGCGCAGAGCTGATCGCCGGCGGCGGCTGTAACGCCACCGCGACGATTCTCGGGCTCTACCCGCTGTTCGACCAGGGGATTCTCGAGGGCGGCGAGCAGGTTGTCGTCGACGTGAAAGTCGGCTCCTCCGAAGGCGGGGCCGGCGGCGGCGAGGCCTCGAGCCACCCTGAGCGCTCCGGTGTTGTTCGCCCCTACGCGCCGACCGGCCACCGTCACGAAGCCGAGATCGAGCAGTTCCTCGGCACGAGCGTCGCGTTCACGTGCCACGCCGTCGATATGATCCGCGGCGCGAGCGCGACCAGCCACGTCTTCCCGTCGGGTCCTGTCTCGAAGGGCGACCTTTGGAAAGCGTACAGAGGGGCCTACGAGGACGAGCCGTTCGTCCGCATGGCTGCCGGCGGCTCCGGCGTCTACCGCTACCCCGAACCGAAGTCGGTCGCGGGGACGAACCTCGCCGAAGTCGGCTTCGAACTCGACCCCTCGAACAAACGCATCGTCGTCTTCTCGGCGATCGACAACATGATGAAAGGCTCGGCGGGCCAGGCGGTCCACGCCGCCAACATCGCGCTGGGCTTCGAGGAGACGGCCGGACTCGAGTTCACGGGACTACACCCCGTGGGGGCTCCGTAA
- the lysX gene encoding lysine biosynthesis protein LysX codes for MNVGILYSRIRKDEKLLLNELRERDHEVEKIDVRKQTFDISEAPEAFADLDIVVDRCLATSRSLYATQFFEAYGIPVVNSHETADICADKVKNSLALEQAGVPTPATKVAFTKETAMEAIEDFGYPCVLKPVVGSWGRLMAKIDSPDAAEAILEHKATLGHYEHKVFYVQEFVEKPGRDIRVLATDGEPIAGMVRSSDHWITNAAKGAETDVFEPDEDATELVKQASDAVGGGLLGIDLMETEDGYTVHEVNHTVEFKALDGAVDTDIAGTVVDWLEQKAADAAENELEVSA; via the coding sequence GTGAACGTAGGAATACTCTACTCCCGGATTCGCAAGGACGAGAAGCTCTTGCTCAACGAGCTTCGCGAGCGCGACCACGAGGTCGAGAAGATCGACGTCCGCAAGCAGACGTTCGACATCAGCGAGGCCCCCGAGGCGTTCGCTGACCTCGACATCGTCGTCGACCGCTGTCTCGCCACGAGCCGCAGCCTCTATGCCACGCAGTTTTTCGAGGCTTACGGCATCCCCGTGGTCAACAGCCACGAGACGGCCGACATCTGTGCGGACAAAGTGAAAAACAGTCTCGCACTCGAGCAGGCAGGCGTGCCGACGCCGGCGACCAAAGTCGCGTTCACGAAAGAGACCGCAATGGAAGCCATCGAGGACTTTGGCTACCCCTGCGTGCTCAAACCCGTCGTCGGGTCGTGGGGCCGCCTGATGGCCAAGATCGACTCGCCGGACGCCGCCGAAGCCATCTTAGAGCACAAGGCCACGCTCGGCCACTACGAGCACAAGGTGTTCTACGTCCAGGAGTTCGTCGAGAAACCCGGTCGTGACATCCGCGTGCTCGCGACCGACGGCGAGCCGATCGCCGGCATGGTCCGCTCGTCGGACCACTGGATCACCAACGCCGCCAAAGGCGCGGAGACGGACGTCTTCGAGCCCGACGAGGACGCAACCGAACTCGTCAAACAGGCCAGCGACGCCGTCGGCGGCGGACTGCTCGGTATCGACCTGATGGAAACCGAAGACGGGTACACCGTCCACGAGGTCAACCACACCGTCGAGTTCAAAGCCCTCGACGGGGCCGTCGACACCGACATCGCCGGCACCGTCGTCGACTGGCTCGAGCAGAAGGCAGCCGACGCCGCCGAGAACGAACTCGAGGTGAGCGCCTGA